A window of the Brassica napus cultivar Da-Ae chromosome C5, Da-Ae, whole genome shotgun sequence genome harbors these coding sequences:
- the LOC106351445 gene encoding mini zinc finger protein 3-like, translated as MKKRQVVIKQRKISYTTTTSSSNVRYVECQKNHAANIGGYAVDGCREFMARGGEGTDDALTCAACGCHRNFHRREVETEVVCEYSPPN; from the coding sequence atgaagaagaggcaAGTGGTgataaaacagagaaaaatctCCTACACTACGACTACTTCTTCGAGCAACGTCCGTTACGTTGAGTGCCAGAAGAACCACGCCGCTAATATAGGCGGCTACGCCGTTGACGGTTGCCGTGAGTTTATGGCAAGAGGTGGGGAAGGAACCGACGATGCTTTGACGTGCGCTGCTTGTGGATGTCACCGGAATTTTCATCGGAGGGAAGTTGAAACGGAGGTTGTTTGCGAGTATTCTCCTCCTAATTGA
- the LOC106419165 gene encoding uncharacterized protein LOC106419165, translating to MTSSADNTLLIKETNQALKEAYKEEEEYWRQRSRTLWLALGDKNTGFFHATARIRRVLNKFSVIENSSGDAVFEESEILTVITDYFSKLFTSSASVGSSIVEEALSATVSAEDNDTLSRIPTPKEIKDALFSIHPDKAPGPDGFSAAFFRTNWGTVGPSIIAEITHYFEHETMPHSINHTHIRLIPKITAPKTVADYRPIALCNIYYKIVSKIITRRLQPILNMLIGENQSAFVRDRAISDNIMITHETLHFLKRSGAVKHCCMAVKTDMSKAYDRLEWNFIDGVLKRCGIQDKFRGCIMRCISSVTYSILLNGDAQGMITPTRGIRQGDPLSPYIFIMCSEVLSGLCSVAQRQGRLAGVRVARGCLRINHLLFVDDTMFFVKTSPASVEVLKEILRKYESVSGQMINTNKSAITFSKKTPLEIRDRVKASLGISKEGGVGKYLGLPEHFGHMKKDMFTSIVDRVRQKAASWRAKHLSAAGKLVMLKSVLSAVPSHPMTCFKLPKSLTNRIQSALTRYWWDSNPDTKKICWVSWDKLATSKRDGGLGFREVESFNDALLAKQSWRILQRPECLLARVLLGKYCRTEGFMSVQASNACSHGWRSILVGRDLLLTNTGKTIGNRRDTSIWNDPWLSTTTLAKPMGPPEQTTKDLKVADLLSPATGDWDKDVINRILPHEAPTILCLKPSKTGAQDKHCWIKTKNGEYSTKTGYYSALDKQWEQGPAPPSRHLCNWKNDVWTVPLSPKLQIFLWKIMNGALPLGENLEKRGLRENIACVHCGARETASHLFLQCPFAINVWSSAPIHQVISVVSAPDFPTALKLSRNLPNLPPTGMRIGPLFPWIIWSIWTARNLKIFENRSFSPSEALTKAIADAREWQDAQQMIPPTLPQLQQPSRHPSSLNTRFTIFTDVAWRKESLTAGLAWSCTDNHGNIVFQESTPEPWLESAQLAEGLAIREALLQAQALGLNNITIKSDAQIIIRAINNRESIKELFGTLHDIHSLSCDLDVVSFKFIPRTENSTALVNYSLL from the coding sequence ATGACGAGCTCAGCGGACAACACACTACTCATCAAGGAGACCAACCAAGCGCTCAAGGAGGCATATAAGGAGGAAGAGGAATACTGGCGACAGCGTAGCAGAACGCTATGGCTAGCACTAGGCGACAAAAACACGGGCTTCTTCCATGCTACTGCACGCATCCGCAGAGTTTTGAACAAGTTCTCGGTCATTGAGAATAGCTCCGGAGATGCGGTATTTGAAGAATCGGAGATTCTCACTGTCATCACAGATTATTTCTCCAAGCTCTTCACCTCTTCAGCATCAGTTGGGTCATCTATCGTCGAGGAAGCTTTATCAGCCACAGTCTCAGCCGAGGATAACGATACTCTATCCAGGATACCAACGCCTAAGGAGATCAAAGACGCCCTCTTTTCGATCCACCCCGACAAAGCGCCTGGTCCGGATGGCTTCTCAGCTGCTTTCTTTCGCACCAACTGGGGAACAGTAGGACCTTCTATCATCGCTGAAATAACGCACTACTTCGAGCACGAAACCATGCCGCATAGCATCAACCACACACACATCAGACTCATCCCCAAGATCACGGCACCGAAAACAGTGGCTGACTATAGACCTATTGCACTCTGTAATATCTACTATAAGATAGTCTCCAAGATCATCACCCGCCGGCTACAACCGATCCTGAACATGCTGATAGGGGAGAACCAGTCAGCCTTCGTACGTGATAGAGCGATATCCGATAATATCATGATCACACATGAAACATTACACTTTCTGAAGCGGTCTGGTGCGGTGAAACATTGCTGTATGGCGGTAAAgacggatatgagcaaagcatacGATCGGCTTGAATGGAATTTCATTGATGGAGTCCTGAAGCGCTGCGGCATCCAAGACAAATTCCGCGGCTGTATCATGAGATGCATATCCTCAGTCACATACTCGATACTGCTCAATGGCGATGCTCAGGGCATGATCACACCTACCCGGGGAATAAGACAAGGTGACCCGCTTTCACCGTACATTTTCATCATGTGCAGCGAAGTGCTTTCCGGGTTATGCTCTGTTGCTCAGAGACAAGGCCGCCTCGCAGGAGTACGCGTCGCACGTGGATGCCTGAGGATCAACCATCTCCTCTTCGTGGACGATACAATGTTTTTCGTAAAGACCTCCCCGGCAAGTGTGGAAGTGCTCAAAGAAATCCTCAGGAAGTATGAATCTGTCTCAGGACAAATGATCAACACCAACAAGTCAGCTATTACTTTTTCGAAGAAAACGCCGCTGGAAATCAGAGATAGAGTTAAGGCGAGTCTTGGCATCTCAAAAGAGGGGGGAGTGGGCAAGTACTTAGGCCTTCCAGAACACTTCGGGCACATGAAAAAGGATATGTTCACCTCCATTGTAGATAGAGTGCGACAGAAAGCTGCAAGCTGGCGAGCTAAACACCTATCCGCTGCAGGAAAATTGGTGATGCTCAAATCGGTCCTCTCGGCTGTCCCCTCCCACCCCATGACGTGTTTTAAGCTACCGAAGAGCTTAACAAATCGAATCCAATCCGCCCTGACTAGGTATTGGTGGGATTCAAACCCGGATACAAAGAAAATATGTTGGGTTTCATGGGATAAGCTAGCAACTTCAAAAAGGGACGGAGGTTTAGGCTTCCGGGAAGTGGAATCCTTTAATGATGCGCTGCTGGCGAAACAGAGCTGGCGAATCCTACAGCGACCTGAGTGCCTCCTTGCAAGAGTGCTGCTCGGAAAGTATTGTAGAACAGAGGGCTTCATGTCAGTCCAAGCCTCTAATGCATGCTCCCATGGCTGGAGAAGCATCTTAGTTGGACGCGACCTTCTGCTAACCAACACTGGCAAGACTATTGGCAACAGGAGAGACACAAGCATCTGGAATGACCCATGGCTATCTACAACAACTCTTGCCAAACCTATGGGTCCGCCTGAGCAGACCACAAAGGACCTCAAAGTTGCAGATCTTCTCTCACCAGCAACGGGCGATTGGGATAAGGACGTTATCAACCGCATTCTCCCTCATGAAGCACCTACAATACTATGCCTTAAGCCTAGTAAAACAGGAGCTCAGGACAAACACTGCTGGATCAAGACAAAAAATGGAGAGTACTCCACCAAGACCGGTTACTACTCAGCGCTAGACAAACAATGGGAGCAAGGACCAGCACCACCAAGCCGCCACCTCTGCAACTGGAAGAACGATGTCTGGACGGTCCCCCTATCCCCGAAACTACAAATCTTCCTATGGAAGATAATGAATGGAGCCTTACCGCTCGGAGAAAACTTGGAGAAAAGAGGACTGAGAGAAAACATAGCATGTGTTCACTGTGGAGCTAGAGAAACGGCTTCACATCTCTTCTTACAGTGCCCTTTTGCGATTAATGTGTGGAGTTCTGCTCCTATACATCAGGtgatttcagtcgtctcagcaCCAGACTTCCCGACTGCGCTCAAGTTATCAAGGAATCTACCCAACCTACCCCCCACCGGAATGAGAATTGGACCCCTGTTTCCTTGGATTATCTGGAGCATCTGGACAGCACGGAACCTTAAAATCTTTGAAAACAGAAGCTTCAGTCCGTCAGAGGCGCTCACAAAGGCCATAGCAGATGCCCGAGAATGGCAAGACGCCCAACAGATGATACCCCCTACCTTGCCGCAGCTACAACAACCATCGCGACATCCATCAAGCCTTAACACACGCTTTACCATCTTCACTGATGTAGCCTGGAGAAAAGAATCTCTTACGGCTGGGCTAGCCTGGTCATGCACAGATAACCACGGGAATATTGTCTTCCAAGAAAGCACACCGGAGCCATGGCTCGAATCAGCGCAACTGGCGGAGGGATTGGCCATAAGGGAGGCACTGCTACAAGCGCAGGCTCTGGGCCTCAACAACATCACCATTAAGTCAGACGCTCAGATCATCATCCGAGCTATCAACAACCGAGAATCAATCAAGGAACTCTTTGGCACTCTTCATGACATCCATAGTTTATCTTGTGATCTAGATGTAGTATCTTTTAAGTTTATTCCAAGAACTGAAAACTCTACGGCTCTGGTGAACTACTCTTTGCTGTAa